In one window of uncultured Acetobacteroides sp. DNA:
- a CDS encoding family 43 glycosylhydrolase, whose translation MTKSTAIRTRLAPLWALLAACTLAPSLEVAAQKTEAKTTIVNGAVHTDIAGNLINAHGGGFLKVGEYYYWIGENRHDDVLVSCYRSKDLVNWELRGDLLTRQSNPELAKANIERPKVIYNEATKQFVMWMHYEIRTDYSYARAAVATSSDIEKPFTYLRSFRPFDNMSRDCNLFKDDDGTAYFISSTRENRDMNVYELTADYLDVKEKVLTLWPGSQREAPAVVKRGRYYFMLTSFCTGWDPNQAKYAFATSMRGPWSALKNVGSPMSFDTQPTYILPIQGAKTTSYLYVGDRWDPSQYFNSRYIFLPLTFANDTTMVMEWASKLSVDMKSGKLSAKATTPKQLRIKSKWTGAYLAPLRTAENGANAIGNYRLDYAKEDQRWVVEPTGKDFARIRHVPSGRYLDDQAALSDKNKDDGQVWKIVKQSDGWCKLVNKKSGKALSIERSRNKSDEKLFTTAFDEKYDQHYDKQGFLLAPAYE comes from the coding sequence ATGACAAAAAGTACTGCTATACGCACACGCCTCGCACCGCTTTGGGCGCTGCTTGCCGCCTGCACGCTGGCACCCTCGCTGGAGGTGGCCGCGCAGAAGACCGAGGCAAAAACCACCATCGTAAACGGTGCCGTACATACCGACATCGCCGGCAACCTGATTAACGCCCACGGGGGCGGCTTCCTGAAGGTGGGCGAGTACTACTACTGGATTGGCGAAAACCGACACGACGACGTGCTGGTGTCGTGCTACCGTTCGAAGGACTTGGTAAACTGGGAGCTGAGGGGCGACCTGCTCACCCGCCAGTCGAACCCCGAGCTGGCCAAGGCCAACATCGAGCGCCCCAAGGTAATCTACAACGAGGCCACCAAGCAGTTTGTGATGTGGATGCACTACGAGATCCGCACCGACTACAGCTACGCCAGGGCGGCGGTGGCCACCTCTTCGGATATCGAAAAGCCGTTTACCTACCTGCGCAGCTTCCGCCCGTTCGACAACATGTCACGCGACTGCAACCTGTTTAAGGACGACGACGGCACGGCCTACTTCATATCTTCCACCCGCGAGAACCGCGACATGAACGTGTACGAGCTCACCGCCGACTACCTCGATGTAAAGGAGAAGGTGCTGACGCTGTGGCCCGGCTCGCAGCGCGAGGCGCCCGCCGTGGTAAAGCGCGGCAGGTACTACTTCATGCTCACCTCGTTCTGCACCGGATGGGACCCCAACCAGGCCAAGTACGCCTTCGCCACCTCCATGCGGGGCCCCTGGTCGGCGCTGAAGAACGTGGGCTCGCCCATGTCGTTCGACACGCAGCCCACCTACATCCTGCCCATACAGGGCGCTAAAACCACCAGCTACCTCTACGTAGGCGACCGCTGGGATCCCTCGCAGTACTTCAACTCCCGATACATCTTCCTACCGCTAACGTTCGCCAACGACACCACCATGGTGATGGAGTGGGCAAGCAAGCTATCGGTAGATATGAAATCGGGCAAGCTATCGGCAAAGGCCACGACCCCCAAGCAGCTACGCATCAAGAGCAAGTGGACCGGAGCCTACCTAGCCCCGCTGCGCACAGCTGAAAATGGCGCCAACGCCATTGGCAACTACCGGCTCGACTACGCCAAGGAGGATCAACGCTGGGTGGTAGAACCTACGGGGAAAGACTTTGCCCGAATAAGGCATGTGCCAAGCGGCCGCTACCTCGACGACCAGGCAGCGCTATCGGACAAGAATAAGGACGATGGCCAGGTTTGGAAGATCGTAAAGCAGAGCGATGGTTGGTGCAAGCTGGTAAACAAGAAGAGCGGCAAGGCGCTGAGCATCGAGCGCTCGCGCAACAAGTCGGACGAGAAGCTCTTTACCACCGCCTTCGACGAGAAGTACGATCAGCACTACGACAAGCAGGGCTTCCTGCTGGCACCAGCCTACGAGTAG
- a CDS encoding two-component regulator propeller domain-containing protein has product MKRLQLLVFFAFSLAIPLQGISNSIQRYFQKVPISDQLPSNSVTRLYHDKLGFMWFGTKDGLCRYDGYSIKIFRSNWNTPARLTNNVIQCITEDDSNIWVGTDEGVNIVNKKTFQIKPLAIEELRTEQINTILVDKEKNIWIGTSRKGIYKVSEDGKEVANYRYKSNNPHSIGGNCVIQIFQDRQDRIWICSWEGGLSLFQPKTNSFYRYPKVGSRNNPFRVFQDRNNQLWVCTWGNGIFTLDPSKPTGNPFVPMKFESNGKAQPIDQVFYAITQDSKYGYIWAISFEGLYLFEKKDRYTCKVLDTDGLFEDAANKIFHEIITDRKGNLWIGSEGEGVYRLDFNRPAIRNFPLMEVRKTLGSTPNIIKLCESADGKVYTAINRAGLYIVDPKTGSATRYINPEILANKSIYGLSRIKSAHQIWVCGQGKNFIYAINDDSRQGRDCHILTIEKDAKQITSNAIEDSHRMAWIATSSNVYYKPLNGGFVKLKQKFSNTTIIKEDVLGNIWIVCEQGVFRYLRKSQKVEKVSFPDVENTTMLNSNSIQSVCCRRDSKICLGTKEGSLFVYDEGQKRLTDVSKEYGIVEDAVLDVVEDNLGMLWISTNKRIVRYNPKTHASSYFTASDGIVVNSFSKDAFVKLASGQILFGGNNGISAFSPQSYSLSAKPKRQQIAITDILIQNQSIFDLIDDRHYDPEENTVTIRNSENNFALEFSSLDYSSSSKIQYAYLLDGVDEDWTYVGNNRRSVNYANLPSGHYTFRVKASDENGEWTNQEALLHITIKPPFYRSWWAYLIYLVFIFGGIYHGSKNLANKLKLKNELRISTIEKEKTEELAQLKLRYFTNISHELLTPLTIISLLIENLQKRHAEDSKQLGMMLANVSRLRRLIQQILAFKKTESGEMKLRIQKTDVISFVNNICQSNFQPLIQEKEIRFVFDVDQECYEAYFDMDKLDKVLYNLLSNAFKHTPKGGEIRVKLRFVPRYGSTIMVLSVSDTGSGIAEVDLPNIFNRFYISKTSDQSQSHGIGLSLTHDLVAIHKGHIRVNSTPGEGAVFTFEIPVSKDAYRDEEMDEEGLGEYPAEEEATADQGEERKPTDASEKKDFTILIAEDNPEINRMVADHFAARYNVLSAENGVKALGLIRENDIDLLISDVMMPELDGLSLCQMIKNDVSTSHIGVLMLTAKNSTEDRIDCYNAGADGYIAKPFEMRMLEARVRNLISKREQKGQSFQSNMEVNISDMGYSSIDEEFLKQAVAKVEEKLADITFDFEGFASDMGTSKSTLHRKLKSLTGMSPGEFIRNIRLKHASKLLLCNAGNISEVAYSVGFNDSKYFSRSFKAEFGLTPTEYRDKHEEIRRENGEQ; this is encoded by the coding sequence ATGAAGAGACTTCAACTACTTGTTTTTTTTGCCTTTTCACTTGCAATTCCACTTCAAGGAATTAGCAACAGCATTCAACGCTACTTTCAAAAGGTTCCCATATCCGACCAGCTACCCTCCAATTCAGTAACTAGGCTCTACCACGACAAGTTGGGTTTCATGTGGTTTGGCACAAAGGATGGCCTTTGCAGGTACGACGGCTACTCGATAAAGATATTTCGATCGAACTGGAACACGCCTGCAAGGCTTACCAACAACGTTATCCAATGCATTACCGAAGATGATTCTAACATTTGGGTTGGCACCGACGAAGGCGTTAACATCGTTAACAAGAAAACATTCCAGATTAAGCCGCTAGCCATAGAGGAGCTGAGAACCGAACAGATTAACACCATCCTCGTTGATAAAGAAAAAAACATCTGGATTGGCACTAGCCGAAAAGGTATATATAAGGTATCGGAGGATGGAAAAGAAGTAGCCAACTACAGATACAAAAGCAACAACCCTCATTCAATAGGTGGTAACTGCGTTATCCAGATCTTTCAGGATAGGCAAGATCGCATTTGGATATGCTCTTGGGAAGGGGGCTTAAGCCTCTTCCAGCCCAAAACGAACAGCTTCTACCGCTACCCCAAAGTTGGCTCTCGCAACAACCCCTTCAGGGTTTTCCAGGATAGGAACAACCAGCTATGGGTATGCACCTGGGGGAATGGCATCTTTACCCTCGACCCATCAAAGCCCACAGGAAACCCTTTTGTGCCGATGAAATTCGAGAGCAACGGCAAGGCTCAGCCTATCGACCAGGTGTTTTACGCCATCACCCAGGATAGCAAGTACGGATACATTTGGGCTATATCTTTCGAGGGGCTATACCTTTTCGAGAAGAAAGACCGCTACACCTGCAAGGTTCTCGATACTGATGGACTGTTTGAGGATGCCGCCAATAAGATATTCCACGAGATTATTACCGACAGAAAGGGCAACCTATGGATTGGCTCGGAGGGAGAAGGCGTTTACCGGCTCGACTTCAACCGACCTGCCATTAGGAACTTCCCGCTTATGGAGGTTAGAAAGACGCTAGGATCGACCCCAAACATCATCAAGCTGTGCGAATCGGCTGATGGCAAGGTATACACGGCGATAAACCGCGCTGGCCTCTACATTGTAGACCCCAAAACAGGCAGCGCCACCAGGTACATCAACCCCGAAATACTGGCAAACAAGAGCATTTACGGGCTATCGAGAATAAAAAGCGCGCACCAAATTTGGGTTTGCGGCCAAGGGAAGAATTTTATATATGCAATAAACGATGACAGCCGGCAAGGTCGGGATTGCCACATTCTAACCATAGAAAAAGATGCCAAACAGATAACCTCGAACGCAATAGAGGACTCGCACAGGATGGCATGGATAGCAACATCATCCAACGTATACTACAAGCCGCTCAATGGTGGATTCGTTAAACTTAAGCAGAAGTTCTCCAACACCACCATCATTAAGGAAGATGTATTGGGGAACATATGGATAGTATGCGAGCAGGGCGTATTCCGCTACCTCCGCAAAAGCCAGAAGGTGGAAAAGGTTTCTTTCCCTGACGTAGAGAATACCACCATGCTTAACTCCAACAGCATACAATCAGTGTGCTGCCGAAGGGATAGCAAGATATGCTTGGGTACCAAGGAGGGTAGCCTTTTTGTTTACGACGAGGGCCAAAAGAGGCTAACGGATGTAAGCAAAGAATACGGAATAGTGGAAGATGCCGTGCTCGACGTGGTGGAGGACAACCTAGGCATGCTCTGGATTTCGACCAACAAGCGGATCGTTCGCTACAACCCCAAGACGCATGCCTCGTCGTACTTTACGGCTTCGGATGGCATTGTTGTCAACTCGTTCTCGAAGGATGCCTTTGTGAAGCTGGCATCGGGCCAAATTCTCTTCGGGGGCAACAACGGCATCTCGGCCTTCTCGCCCCAAAGCTACTCGCTGTCGGCAAAGCCCAAAAGGCAGCAGATTGCGATAACCGACATCCTCATTCAGAACCAATCGATCTTCGATTTAATCGACGACAGGCACTACGACCCTGAGGAGAATACGGTTACCATTCGCAACTCGGAGAACAACTTCGCCCTCGAATTCTCGTCGCTCGACTACAGCTCGTCGAGCAAGATACAGTACGCCTACCTGCTGGACGGCGTTGACGAGGACTGGACCTACGTGGGCAACAACCGCCGATCGGTGAACTACGCCAACCTCCCCTCGGGGCACTACACCTTTAGGGTTAAGGCCAGCGACGAGAACGGCGAGTGGACCAACCAGGAGGCCTTGCTGCACATTACCATCAAGCCGCCATTCTACCGGTCGTGGTGGGCCTACCTGATTTACCTGGTGTTCATCTTCGGCGGCATCTATCATGGGTCAAAGAATTTGGCCAACAAGTTAAAACTGAAGAACGAGCTCAGGATATCGACCATCGAAAAGGAGAAGACCGAGGAGCTGGCCCAGCTAAAGCTGCGCTACTTTACCAACATCTCGCACGAGCTGCTCACGCCGCTTACGATCATCTCGCTGCTGATCGAAAACCTGCAGAAGCGCCACGCCGAAGATAGCAAGCAGCTGGGCATGATGCTGGCCAACGTAAGCCGGCTCCGCAGGCTCATCCAGCAGATCCTGGCCTTTAAGAAGACCGAGAGCGGCGAAATGAAGCTCCGGATTCAGAAGACCGACGTCATCTCGTTCGTAAACAACATCTGCCAGTCGAACTTCCAGCCGCTAATCCAGGAGAAGGAGATCCGCTTCGTGTTCGATGTCGACCAGGAGTGCTACGAGGCGTACTTCGACATGGACAAGCTGGACAAGGTGCTCTACAACCTCCTCTCCAACGCCTTTAAGCATACCCCCAAGGGGGGCGAAATACGGGTGAAGCTCCGCTTTGTGCCCCGATACGGCAGCACCATCATGGTGCTTTCGGTATCCGACACGGGCAGCGGCATTGCCGAGGTTGACCTACCCAACATCTTCAACCGATTCTACATCAGCAAAACCTCGGACCAGAGCCAGAGCCACGGCATAGGGCTATCGCTGACCCACGACCTGGTAGCCATCCACAAGGGCCACATTCGGGTGAACAGCACCCCCGGCGAAGGGGCGGTCTTCACCTTCGAGATTCCGGTGTCCAAGGATGCCTATCGCGACGAGGAGATGGACGAGGAAGGCCTTGGCGAGTATCCGGCCGAGGAGGAGGCTACGGCCGACCAGGGCGAGGAACGGAAGCCCACCGATGCATCGGAGAAGAAGGACTTCACCATCCTGATTGCCGAGGACAACCCCGAGATCAACAGGATGGTTGCCGACCACTTTGCCGCCCGCTACAACGTGCTGTCGGCCGAAAACGGGGTGAAGGCGCTCGGCCTGATCCGCGAGAACGACATCGACCTGCTGATTAGCGACGTGATGATGCCCGAGCTCGACGGGCTCTCGCTCTGCCAGATGATAAAGAACGACGTTTCGACCAGCCACATCGGCGTGCTGATGCTCACGGCCAAGAACTCGACCGAGGACCGCATCGACTGCTACAACGCGGGGGCCGACGGCTACATCGCCAAGCCGTTTGAGATGCGCATGCTGGAGGCGCGCGTAAGGAACCTCATCAGCAAGCGCGAGCAGAAGGGCCAAAGCTTCCAGAGCAACATGGAGGTGAACATCTCGGATATGGGCTACAGCTCCATCGACGAGGAGTTCCTGAAGCAGGCCGTGGCCAAGGTGGAGGAGAAGCTGGCCGACATCACCTTCGACTTCGAGGGGTTTGCCTCCGATATGGGCACCTCCAAATCGACCCTGCACCGCAAGCTCAAGTCGCTTACCGGCATGTCGCCCGGCGAGTTCATCCGCAACATCCGCCTGAAGCACGCCTCCAAGCTGCTGCTGTGCAACGCGGGCAACATCTCGGAGGTGGCCTACAGCGTGGGCTTTAACGACTCGAAGTACTTTAGCCGCTCGTTTAAGGCCGAGTTTGGCCTTACCCCTACCGAGTACCGCGACAAGCACGAGGAGATCCGCAGGGAAAACGGCGAGCAGTAG